From Methylosinus sp. C49, one genomic window encodes:
- a CDS encoding ATPase, T2SS/T4P/T4SS family translates to MVDEYWNGAGLRWVADPRKSAPGLDSLLTWAYRSGASKVSFQTGHCPRLRIYGRNRRVGDGADEDEAIGDTTVDEAEIAQIVNHLYGADGMAHMQGGGELDTTYEIALSRTERLRYRLNVTSTRSSRRSGVNIVLRPIPGLPPSLEEQLVEPGIMEAFRPRNGMVIVSGGTGSGKSTLIAGMTVAKLFDPDGHYDIIEGAAPVEFLLDRVKSPSSTINQSEIPRDLPTFELFIRGCMRREPTDIIVGECRDSVTMSAAIQAAISGHTLTTTIHANDVALTMQRIASLCPLAERENLISAVAQSLRLVVNQRLTRSLDGKRTALREFLVFDRKLRNRFLETDPAQWPGLTRRAIEEQGQSFAQAIDRALRDGRISEETAAHELREEA, encoded by the coding sequence ATGGTCGACGAATATTGGAATGGCGCAGGACTTCGCTGGGTCGCGGATCCGCGAAAGAGCGCGCCCGGCCTGGATTCGCTTCTGACCTGGGCCTATCGCTCGGGCGCTTCGAAAGTCTCTTTTCAAACGGGGCATTGCCCGCGGCTGAGGATCTACGGCCGCAATCGCAGGGTCGGAGATGGGGCGGACGAGGACGAGGCGATCGGCGATACGACGGTCGACGAGGCGGAGATCGCACAGATCGTCAATCATCTCTACGGCGCCGACGGCATGGCGCATATGCAGGGCGGCGGCGAGCTCGATACGACCTATGAGATCGCCTTGAGCCGCACCGAGCGGCTTCGCTACCGGCTCAATGTCACCTCGACGCGCAGCAGCCGCAGGTCCGGCGTCAATATCGTGCTGCGTCCGATTCCCGGATTGCCCCCGTCGCTGGAAGAACAGCTCGTCGAGCCGGGGATCATGGAGGCGTTTCGTCCCCGAAACGGCATGGTGATCGTGTCGGGCGGCACGGGTTCGGGAAAGTCCACGCTGATCGCCGGCATGACGGTCGCAAAGCTTTTCGACCCGGATGGGCATTACGACATAATCGAAGGCGCCGCTCCGGTCGAGTTTTTGCTCGATCGCGTCAAGAGCCCCAGCTCGACGATCAACCAGAGCGAGATCCCGCGCGATCTTCCGACTTTCGAACTGTTCATTCGTGGCTGCATGCGACGCGAGCCGACCGACATCATCGTCGGCGAGTGCCGCGATTCCGTGACGATGAGCGCCGCCATTCAGGCGGCGATCTCCGGGCATACGCTGACGACGACGATCCACGCCAATGACGTCGCGCTGACGATGCAGCGCATCGCGAGCCTCTGCCCCTTGGCCGAGCGCGAGAATTTGATCAGCGCCGTCGCGCAGTCGCTGCGGCTCGTCGTCAATCAGAGGCTGACGCGGTCTCTCGACGGAAAGCGCACGGCGCTGCGCGAGTTCCTCGTGTTCGATCGCAAGCTCCGCAATCGCTTTTTGGAGACAGACCCGGCGCAATGGCCGGGCCTGACGCGCCGCGCCATCGAAGAGCAGGGACAGTCTTTTGCGCAGGCGATCGACAGGGCCTTGCGGGATGGCCGCATCAGCGAGGAGACGGCGGCGCACGAATTGAGGGAGGAAGCCTGA
- a CDS encoding type IV secretion system DotC family protein, with amino-acid sequence MSKPALRKFVSTFLASTLLASAAFAEGIKVYPVPPAPSPAEIDAAAHVLGNPLNKPITGAAQEPAVVGGERPPSLEALQAVRAGRGDPGLGLEPGREDTLYSAALSFGAQGGLAARSFAINDMLRRYEATLDKSYDFSSVVLPLGGGRTLMRPPVVTQGQLAFALGDNAQVARETDCVYQITREAQLASAPPNWRAYLVRNWKAPTRPHDAVLPRTEQEAAYWNKWVAEGWAQGEKQAVEIFLSDLGRLQRDIVGMARFRVLLRAGLVEHPKVAFQNSIVNGGRDELRAGDRIVRITDQPGLQADARRWAPKRHGPCPK; translated from the coding sequence ATGTCTAAGCCCGCGCTCCGTAAGTTCGTCTCGACATTCCTGGCCTCGACCCTTCTCGCCTCCGCGGCTTTCGCCGAAGGGATCAAGGTCTATCCCGTCCCTCCGGCCCCTTCGCCCGCGGAGATCGACGCGGCGGCGCATGTTCTCGGCAATCCGTTGAACAAGCCGATCACCGGAGCGGCGCAGGAGCCTGCGGTCGTCGGGGGCGAACGTCCGCCGTCGCTCGAGGCGCTGCAGGCGGTGCGCGCCGGGCGCGGCGATCCCGGGCTCGGGCTGGAGCCGGGGCGCGAGGACACACTTTATTCGGCGGCGCTGAGCTTCGGAGCGCAGGGCGGCCTCGCAGCGCGGTCCTTCGCGATCAACGACATGCTGCGCCGCTATGAGGCGACGCTCGACAAGAGCTATGATTTCAGCTCGGTGGTGCTGCCGCTCGGCGGCGGCCGGACGCTGATGCGCCCGCCGGTCGTGACTCAGGGACAGCTCGCCTTCGCGCTCGGGGACAATGCGCAGGTCGCTCGCGAAACCGACTGCGTCTATCAGATCACGCGCGAAGCGCAGCTCGCCTCCGCCCCGCCGAATTGGCGCGCCTATCTCGTCCGCAATTGGAAAGCCCCGACGCGGCCGCACGACGCGGTGCTGCCGCGCACCGAGCAGGAAGCCGCCTATTGGAACAAATGGGTGGCCGAAGGGTGGGCGCAGGGCGAGAAGCAGGCGGTGGAGATTTTTCTCTCCGACCTCGGTCGCCTGCAGCGCGACATCGTCGGCATGGCCCGGTTCCGCGTGCTGTTGCGCGCGGGTCTCGTGGAACACCCGAAGGTCGCCTTCCAGAACAGCATCGTGAACGGCGGGCGCGACGAGCTTCGCGCCGGCGATCGGATCGTCCGCATCACCGATCAGCCCGGCCTGCAGGCCGACGCGCGCCGCTGGGCGCCCAAGCGCCACGGACCATGTCCGAAGTGA
- a CDS encoding TIGR02117 family protein, translating to MQTRFKPSMCRTARTFALILLAPLVPAALYLAFAAIASRIPVNDDWREPDGGITIFVQTNGVHTGVVVPANAAGVDWSNRIHPGDAPSWATTPRWLAFGWGDRDFYLNTPTWAEFSLLRGLKAVTGQGSTLVHVDLLEGVRPGETVRPLRLTPEQYRRLSAFIEATFADRREVIHGYGQNDVFYSARGRYSAFRTCNAWTNEALRAAGVRTALWSPFDDGVMRWAPRSDR from the coding sequence TTGCAAACCCGGTTTAAGCCGTCCATGTGCCGCACGGCGCGCACCTTCGCCCTCATCCTCCTCGCGCCCCTCGTCCCGGCCGCGCTCTATCTCGCTTTTGCCGCGATCGCGAGCCGCATTCCCGTGAACGACGACTGGCGCGAGCCGGATGGCGGCATAACCATCTTCGTGCAGACCAATGGCGTGCACACCGGCGTCGTCGTGCCGGCGAACGCCGCCGGCGTCGATTGGAGCAATCGCATCCACCCGGGCGACGCGCCTAGTTGGGCGACCACGCCCCGCTGGCTCGCTTTCGGCTGGGGCGATCGGGACTTTTATCTCAACACGCCGACCTGGGCGGAGTTTTCACTCCTCCGAGGACTGAAGGCCGTGACGGGGCAGGGGTCGACGCTGGTTCACGTCGACCTCCTCGAGGGCGTCCGCCCGGGCGAGACGGTTCGTCCGCTGCGCCTCACACCCGAGCAATACCGCCGCCTCTCCGCCTTCATCGAAGCGACGTTCGCGGACCGGCGCGAGGTCATCCATGGCTATGGCCAGAACGACGTCTTTTACTCCGCGCGCGGCCGTTACAGCGCGTTTCGGACCTGCAACGCCTGGACAAACGAAGCGCTACGCGCCGCCGGCGTTCGCACGGCGTTGTGGAGTCCATTCGATGACGGCGTCATGCGCTGGGCTCCAAGATCGGATAGGTGA
- a CDS encoding DotD/TraH family lipoprotein (Members of this family include DotD of type IVB secretion systems and TraH of plasmid conjugative plasmid systems, both lipoproteins.) — MSALHPYRVLVVLLAMGSLACCAHDVPTTVDTAGMPNAEIALRRSVDHVDSEMGELGRMRPAPRQGPAVVPAELQKIVTFEWEGPIEGAVEKLAGEVGYEVVVDSAFNVQPVSIGVKAGPRRVYEIFQAIGRAAGDRATVQVDAQHHRIQVIYHV; from the coding sequence ATGAGCGCTCTCCATCCATATCGCGTCCTCGTTGTTCTATTGGCAATGGGCTCTCTCGCGTGCTGCGCGCATGATGTTCCGACGACGGTCGACACCGCAGGCATGCCGAATGCGGAGATCGCCCTTCGGCGCAGCGTCGACCATGTCGATAGCGAGATGGGAGAGCTCGGCCGGATGCGTCCGGCTCCGCGCCAAGGGCCGGCCGTCGTGCCCGCCGAGCTGCAGAAGATCGTCACCTTCGAATGGGAGGGACCGATCGAGGGGGCGGTCGAAAAGCTCGCTGGCGAGGTGGGATATGAGGTCGTCGTCGATTCCGCCTTCAACGTCCAACCAGTGTCGATCGGCGTCAAAGCCGGGCCTCGTCGCGTCTACGAGATTTTCCAGGCCATCGGCCGCGCCGCCGGCGACCGCGCGACCGTGCAGGTCGACGCGCAACATCATCGCATACAGGTGATCTATCATGTCTAA
- the prfH gene encoding peptide chain release factor H — protein MIRLLLTSGHGPAECRMALAHVLHRLHAESEATGCECDIAVVEHPDGAGPGSAIAILSGAGAEQLARRWTGGIVWVCKSPLRPRHPRKNWFVDAFELPPQPPPPAVSLADVRFESFRAGGPGGQHQNKTESAVRATHVPTGVSATAREQRSQHRNKTLALERLEALLDLRARLREAGEERLIHGMHRDVRRGAATLRFEGVEFKPV, from the coding sequence ATGATCCGACTGCTCCTCACATCTGGTCATGGGCCAGCGGAGTGCCGCATGGCGCTAGCTCACGTGTTGCATCGACTCCATGCCGAGTCCGAGGCAACGGGCTGTGAATGCGACATCGCCGTGGTCGAGCACCCCGACGGAGCTGGCCCAGGCTCCGCGATCGCAATTCTTTCGGGCGCGGGCGCCGAACAACTCGCTCGGCGTTGGACAGGGGGAATAGTGTGGGTATGCAAAAGCCCGTTGCGCCCGCGCCACCCACGAAAGAACTGGTTCGTCGACGCCTTCGAGCTGCCGCCGCAGCCCCCGCCTCCCGCCGTCTCGCTCGCGGATGTGCGATTCGAGTCGTTCCGCGCTGGCGGACCGGGCGGCCAACATCAGAACAAGACCGAGAGCGCGGTGCGCGCGACACACGTTCCGACTGGCGTCAGCGCGACCGCCCGGGAGCAACGCTCTCAGCATCGCAACAAGACGCTCGCGTTGGAGCGGCTCGAAGCGTTGCTCGACTTGCGCGCTCGTCTGCGGGAGGCGGGAGAAGAACGGCTGATCCACGGAATGCATCGCGATGTGCGACGAGGCGCCGCCACGCTGCGATTCGAGGGAGTCGAATTCAAACCAGTGTAG
- the icmT gene encoding IcmT/TraK family protein, whose product MWRNTALPTRILFLDGRACLPLLVFVVYWSWLTFYIAIGGMTFFIVVSWAGLTVSSVLRLLRRMLIGPVRTAVPTWKRRRAA is encoded by the coding sequence ATGTGGCGAAACACCGCTCTGCCGACTCGTATCTTGTTTCTGGACGGGCGAGCCTGCCTGCCCCTGCTGGTCTTCGTCGTCTATTGGAGCTGGCTCACTTTCTACATTGCGATCGGCGGCATGACCTTTTTCATCGTCGTCAGCTGGGCGGGCCTCACCGTGTCGTCGGTCTTGCGGCTCCTGCGGCGTATGCTGATCGGGCCGGTGCGAACCGCTGTTCCGACCTGGAAGCGCAGGAGGGCGGCATGA
- a CDS encoding phospholipase D-like domain-containing protein produces the protein MDVTLLRAARVKIDLAAYLLTDQPVIDALIDAHRRGVAIRIVLDPSQSSDLDRLREVSQSLRTSAPGPFMHLKSYAVDDMLLRTGSANFTASGMKQQDNDVVVIRDRAAAQTFEARFEQIWSAAKPVLPPGPTFASRVAAPPSTKPTAPASCEIKGNINRNGERIFHKPGEQFYARVKIDPNAGERWFCSEEEALAAGWRHGRVN, from the coding sequence TTGGATGTAACGCTTCTGCGCGCGGCGCGCGTCAAAATCGATCTCGCCGCCTATTTGCTGACGGACCAGCCCGTCATCGACGCATTGATCGACGCGCATCGACGCGGCGTCGCGATCAGAATCGTTCTGGACCCCAGCCAGTCGAGCGATCTCGATCGGCTGCGAGAGGTCTCGCAAAGCCTGCGCACGAGCGCGCCCGGTCCTTTCATGCATCTGAAATCCTACGCCGTCGACGACATGCTGTTGCGAACTGGCTCCGCGAATTTCACCGCGTCGGGGATGAAGCAGCAGGATAATGATGTCGTCGTCATCCGCGATCGAGCGGCCGCTCAAACGTTCGAGGCGCGTTTCGAGCAAATCTGGTCGGCCGCAAAGCCGGTCCTTCCTCCCGGCCCCACTTTCGCCTCGCGGGTCGCAGCTCCCCCTTCGACGAAACCGACGGCGCCGGCGAGCTGCGAGATCAAAGGGAACATCAATCGCAATGGCGAGCGGATATTCCATAAGCCCGGGGAGCAATTCTACGCCCGTGTCAAAATCGACCCGAATGCCGGAGAGCGGTGGTTCTGCTCGGAGGAAGAGGCGCTGGCCGCGGGTTGGAGACACGGGCGTGTCAATTGA
- a CDS encoding HEAT repeat domain-containing protein: MTDEIKRSLTESEIRDLVETAVAHFDDPDPEDDFALSPACDAITTLQRNGDQSVFDVCSVLCRSANPRERSVGAAILGQLGYSLELLRDQRFGLLKEMLEREMSGGADPEMLTEICFAFGHLKDPRGISAVVPLARHPFSSVRFAVVYAFSAQDDPVAITWLIELSKDEDPHVRDWATFALGQEIEADNSEIRDALRARLTDVDVDTRLEAISGLARRKDKSVIDHIIAALEAGEVGAVIYGAVTDLADPIFCMHLMGTKQSGQELPKVVAESHYLRSAWQAAVLACGCDAT, from the coding sequence ATGACTGATGAAATCAAAAGATCGCTGACGGAAAGTGAAATCCGTGATCTTGTCGAAACCGCAGTCGCGCATTTCGATGATCCGGATCCAGAAGATGACTTCGCCCTGTCGCCGGCTTGCGATGCGATAACGACGTTGCAGCGCAATGGGGATCAGTCGGTCTTCGATGTCTGCAGCGTTCTTTGTAGAAGCGCCAATCCGAGGGAGCGATCCGTGGGAGCAGCGATCCTCGGCCAATTGGGATATTCCCTGGAGCTCCTACGTGATCAGCGATTCGGCCTGCTGAAGGAAATGCTCGAACGGGAAATGTCGGGAGGCGCCGATCCAGAAATGCTCACGGAGATCTGCTTCGCGTTTGGTCATCTGAAGGATCCGCGTGGCATTTCCGCGGTCGTTCCTCTTGCCCGCCATCCTTTCTCGTCCGTGCGTTTTGCTGTCGTCTATGCGTTTTCCGCACAAGACGACCCTGTTGCGATCACATGGCTGATCGAATTGTCCAAAGACGAGGATCCGCACGTGCGGGACTGGGCTACCTTTGCCCTCGGCCAAGAAATCGAGGCGGACAATTCGGAAATAAGAGACGCGCTGCGCGCCCGGTTGACGGACGTCGACGTCGACACACGTTTGGAAGCGATATCGGGGCTTGCACGCCGCAAGGATAAGAGCGTGATCGATCACATCATCGCGGCTCTCGAAGCGGGCGAGGTTGGAGCCGTAATTTATGGAGCCGTGACCGACCTTGCAGATCCAATTTTCTGCATGCACCTAATGGGCACGAAACAGTCTGGCCAGGAACTTCCGAAAGTTGTTGCGGAATCCCACTATCTTCGATCGGCGTGGCAGGCGGCGGTCTTGGCTTGCGGATGCGACGCTACCTGA
- a CDS encoding TraM recognition domain-containing protein: MIPREISGPQERFERSGAQALRDLRPMSTRVWGSLMSEFSGAMLSVGAGLMLLEPASVDLIVPAAIGYAALVLTRRVELPMRLPKSAGVADWNYPDPKNRAPRMAAGIIYLGRDVAGRELWITAEDGRQHATIPGTTGAGKTTAILGFVSNALTHASGFVLVDGKADHTLFDEVMALARRFGREDDVLHLNLLVASGSKESNSFNPFATGNADAIREMVVSQLGEQAANDSNGVFRSRAVALIGAVIPVLTWIRDHAGIPIDIEKIRDALELRVIWKLAVKGHYELRDPATGKIRDIPLDLPQDVVYPLLAYLGELPGYDTDLDYNKQKSDDPSKQHGYARFYFTEMFTQLGVSLGHIFKVEQGDIDMRDVVLNRRILVVSLPALENSSDTLAGLGKIVVTSLRGMMAQMLGMPKEMLGMEAPYHIVLDELAYYATSDLDRMMAQGRSLNIAFWLGFQEVSGIFARLGEKTYTLLGNANLTAAMRQQDANRTREWIEETSGKTDVAQATSFRGGDIGVYHDTRQADVRQVSRVNWRDLQSLIEGEAIMLFGGRRIYAKVFHAKVDKSGPKPLVRRLSLAPPARAELQAKLDEVREIAANIENGLVAAGGREPMEPTLRAIYEAFRDAKANGGDRDACVDAAIRAAGEVPFVPGEERQGAAARLLVMLKSALHGTGGEAPGGVRPDEPFDKALFEKIVEIEAAIGEDEPAARERAAALLGKIDAIVKETEGTLPSRENREKLRADLAAITSMIAPNAAVPEQPTPRRRVEASP; this comes from the coding sequence ATGATCCCACGCGAGATTTCCGGGCCGCAGGAACGGTTCGAGCGGTCCGGCGCGCAAGCGCTGCGCGATCTGCGGCCGATGTCGACGCGCGTCTGGGGCTCGCTGATGAGCGAGTTTTCCGGCGCCATGCTCAGCGTCGGCGCCGGGCTCATGCTGCTGGAGCCGGCGTCGGTCGATCTGATCGTCCCCGCGGCGATCGGATATGCGGCCCTCGTCCTGACGCGGCGCGTCGAGCTGCCGATGCGGCTTCCCAAGAGCGCCGGCGTCGCCGACTGGAACTATCCCGACCCCAAGAACCGCGCGCCGCGCATGGCGGCCGGAATCATTTATCTCGGTCGCGACGTCGCCGGCCGGGAATTATGGATCACCGCCGAGGACGGCCGCCAACATGCGACCATTCCGGGGACGACCGGCGCCGGCAAGACCACCGCCATTTTGGGCTTCGTCTCCAATGCGCTGACCCATGCGAGCGGCTTCGTTCTCGTCGACGGCAAGGCCGACCACACATTGTTCGACGAGGTGATGGCGCTCGCCCGCCGGTTCGGCCGCGAGGACGATGTGCTGCATCTCAATCTCCTGGTCGCCAGCGGCAGCAAAGAGAGCAATAGCTTCAATCCCTTCGCGACGGGCAACGCCGACGCCATCCGCGAAATGGTGGTCAGCCAGCTCGGCGAACAGGCCGCTAATGATTCGAACGGCGTGTTCCGCAGCCGCGCCGTCGCCTTGATCGGGGCGGTCATCCCCGTCCTGACCTGGATCAGAGATCACGCCGGCATTCCGATCGACATCGAAAAAATCCGGGACGCGCTCGAATTGCGCGTGATCTGGAAGCTCGCCGTCAAGGGCCACTATGAATTGCGCGATCCTGCGACCGGGAAGATAAGGGACATACCGCTCGATCTGCCGCAGGATGTCGTCTATCCGCTGCTCGCCTATCTCGGCGAGCTTCCCGGCTATGACACGGACCTCGACTACAACAAGCAGAAGTCCGACGATCCGTCCAAGCAGCATGGCTATGCGCGGTTCTATTTCACCGAGATGTTCACGCAGCTCGGCGTGTCGCTCGGACATATATTCAAGGTCGAGCAGGGCGACATCGACATGCGCGACGTGGTCTTGAACCGGCGCATTCTCGTCGTCTCGCTGCCGGCGCTGGAGAACTCCTCCGACACATTGGCGGGGCTCGGAAAGATCGTGGTGACGTCGCTGCGCGGCATGATGGCGCAAATGCTCGGCATGCCGAAGGAAATGCTCGGCATGGAGGCTCCCTATCATATCGTGCTGGACGAGCTCGCCTATTATGCGACGAGCGATCTCGACCGGATGATGGCGCAGGGCCGCAGCTTGAATATCGCCTTCTGGCTCGGCTTTCAGGAGGTTTCCGGGATATTCGCGCGGCTCGGCGAGAAGACCTACACGCTGCTCGGCAACGCCAATCTGACCGCGGCCATGCGCCAGCAGGACGCCAATCGCACACGGGAATGGATCGAGGAGACCTCGGGCAAGACCGATGTGGCGCAGGCGACGAGTTTTCGCGGCGGCGACATCGGCGTTTATCACGACACTCGCCAGGCCGATGTGCGCCAGGTGTCGCGAGTGAACTGGCGCGACCTGCAGAGCCTCATCGAAGGCGAGGCGATCATGCTGTTCGGCGGCCGCCGCATCTACGCCAAAGTCTTTCACGCCAAGGTCGACAAGTCCGGGCCGAAGCCGCTCGTCAGGCGCCTGTCTCTCGCTCCGCCCGCCCGCGCCGAGCTGCAGGCGAAGCTCGACGAGGTTCGCGAGATCGCGGCCAATATCGAGAATGGGCTGGTCGCCGCCGGCGGCCGCGAGCCCATGGAGCCGACGCTGAGGGCGATATACGAAGCCTTTCGCGACGCGAAGGCGAACGGAGGCGATCGGGACGCCTGCGTCGACGCGGCGATCCGCGCCGCGGGCGAAGTTCCGTTCGTGCCGGGCGAGGAGAGGCAGGGCGCGGCGGCTCGCCTCCTGGTCATGCTCAAATCGGCGCTGCACGGAACGGGCGGCGAGGCCCCAGGCGGCGTTCGGCCCGATGAGCCTTTCGACAAGGCGCTCTTCGAGAAGATCGTCGAGATCGAGGCGGCGATCGGCGAGGACGAGCCGGCGGCCCGAGAGCGCGCCGCGGCGCTGCTCGGCAAGATCGACGCTATCGTGAAGGAGACCGAGGGGACATTGCCCAGCCGGGAAAATCGGGAGAAGCTGAGAGCCGATTTAGCGGCGATCACGTCGATGATCGCGCCGAACGCGGCGGTGCCGGAACAGCCGACGCCGCGGCGGCGAGTGGAGGCTTCCCCGTGA
- a CDS encoding lytic transglycosylase domain-containing protein: MRRIFMTLAFSLAAAAAPARSADDLAKGNYVKACIDAAAHAHSIPPEVLLILLNVENGRLGAVSQNTNDTVDIGPMQVNQIWVPKLAEHWRASREATYRALRDEFCANVEGGAWILRQALDEADGDLWEGIGLYHSHNERHKATYRRLVLAQGRRLQREAVAETGSTERGAAVTRGAR; this comes from the coding sequence ATGAGACGGATTTTCATGACTCTCGCCTTCTCGCTCGCCGCCGCCGCGGCGCCCGCGCGGTCGGCCGACGATCTGGCGAAAGGGAATTACGTCAAGGCGTGCATCGACGCGGCCGCGCACGCCCATTCGATCCCTCCCGAGGTTCTGCTGATCCTTCTCAACGTCGAGAACGGGCGGCTCGGCGCCGTCAGCCAGAACACGAACGACACCGTCGACATCGGTCCGATGCAGGTGAACCAGATCTGGGTGCCCAAGCTCGCCGAACATTGGCGTGCGTCGCGGGAGGCCACCTATCGCGCTCTCCGGGATGAATTCTGCGCCAATGTCGAAGGCGGCGCCTGGATCCTGCGACAGGCGCTCGACGAGGCGGATGGCGATCTCTGGGAGGGTATCGGGCTCTATCATTCACACAATGAACGACACAAGGCCACCTACCGCCGCCTGGTCCTGGCGCAAGGCCGGCGTCTGCAACGCGAGGCCGTCGCAGAGACGGGCTCGACAGAGAGAGGCGCGGCCGTCACCCGAGGAGCGAGGTGA
- a CDS encoding DUF2726 domain-containing protein: MIASTRLIDIEHVVATALVVLLILAVVGFIGSRRPAYLRGRFLTPNEKRFLAVLDEAVGGGYRVFAQVRLAELVDVDLSATSAKRRAAMNKVFGKSIDFVICDSASLEPVAAIELDDRTHALPHRRERDIFVDAVFSEIGIHCCARERDAPTPLRRSRHCCVRPASLKQPASVFERSR; the protein is encoded by the coding sequence GTGATTGCGTCGACGCGGCTTATCGATATCGAGCATGTCGTAGCGACAGCGCTGGTCGTCTTGCTCATTCTCGCGGTCGTCGGGTTCATCGGCTCGCGGCGGCCTGCCTATCTGCGCGGGCGATTTCTGACGCCAAATGAGAAGCGCTTCCTCGCCGTCTTGGACGAGGCGGTCGGAGGAGGCTATCGCGTTTTTGCGCAGGTGCGGCTCGCGGAACTCGTCGACGTCGATCTGAGCGCGACCAGCGCGAAGCGACGCGCGGCGATGAACAAGGTGTTCGGGAAGAGCATCGATTTTGTCATTTGCGATTCCGCCAGCCTGGAGCCCGTCGCGGCCATCGAGCTGGACGACAGGACGCATGCGCTGCCGCATCGCCGGGAGCGGGACATATTTGTCGACGCCGTGTTCAGCGAGATCGGCATCCACTGTTGCGCGCGAGAGCGCGACGCGCCTACACCGTTGCGGCGCTCCAGACATTGCTGCGTGAGGCCGGCGTCGCTAAAACAGCCCGCTTCGGTCTTCGAACGATCGCGTTAG
- a CDS encoding RNA ligase RtcB family protein: protein MGNLLSVDGCAPIHSYYSSNNWIEGAAVRQLEEVAGIPGVIAVAAMPDLHPGKYGPVGCSILADKIHPAFVGADVGCGMSLFALDIPVRKIRVDKAAERLRAIESPFDGEVAEKIERAGLPVSDFDGALGTIGGGNHFCELQAVEEVFVPEAGLDRDHTYVLVHSGSRGLGYALLERELSTGLAPLDPDSAKGRAYMQAHDHALRWATANRRLIAERAAHALRCEAEPVCDCSHNCAGLCAAGVLHRKGAAPADRGRVVVPGSRGALSYLVEPLAGAPEGALASIAHGAGRKYDRASMVGRVGATKSDRERLTRNPYGGRVVCEDRALVIEEAPEAYKSIKTVINDLETFGLVRIVASFRPLVTLKKVIGPESRKEGRR from the coding sequence ATGGGCAATCTTTTGTCCGTGGACGGCTGCGCGCCGATCCACAGCTACTACTCGTCCAACAACTGGATCGAGGGCGCCGCCGTGCGCCAACTCGAAGAGGTCGCGGGGATTCCGGGGGTGATCGCTGTCGCCGCCATGCCCGATCTGCATCCGGGCAAATATGGCCCGGTCGGCTGTTCCATTCTCGCCGACAAAATCCATCCCGCATTCGTCGGGGCAGATGTCGGCTGCGGAATGTCGCTCTTTGCGCTCGACATTCCGGTTCGCAAAATACGCGTCGATAAGGCCGCCGAGCGATTGCGCGCCATCGAGAGCCCCTTTGATGGAGAGGTCGCCGAGAAGATCGAGAGAGCGGGACTTCCAGTTTCGGATTTCGACGGCGCGCTCGGCACGATCGGGGGAGGAAACCATTTCTGCGAGCTTCAGGCCGTGGAGGAGGTGTTCGTCCCGGAGGCCGGCCTCGATCGTGACCATACCTACGTTCTCGTTCATTCGGGCTCTCGCGGCCTCGGCTACGCCTTACTGGAGCGCGAATTGTCGACCGGATTAGCGCCTCTCGACCCAGACAGCGCGAAAGGCCGAGCATATATGCAGGCCCATGACCACGCTTTGCGATGGGCGACGGCGAACCGGCGGCTCATCGCCGAACGGGCCGCGCACGCCTTGCGGTGCGAGGCCGAGCCGGTCTGCGACTGCTCCCACAATTGCGCGGGTCTATGCGCCGCTGGCGTCCTTCATCGCAAGGGCGCGGCGCCAGCTGACCGGGGACGAGTCGTTGTTCCGGGTTCCCGGGGCGCCTTGTCCTATCTCGTCGAGCCCCTAGCCGGCGCGCCTGAAGGAGCCTTGGCGTCGATTGCGCATGGCGCGGGTCGAAAATACGACCGCGCCTCGATGGTGGGACGTGTCGGCGCGACCAAATCTGATCGGGAACGTTTGACGCGCAATCCATATGGTGGACGGGTCGTGTGCGAAGATCGCGCGCTTGTGATCGAGGAGGCGCCGGAGGCCTACAAGTCGATCAAGACCGTCATCAACGATCTCGAAACATTCGGCTTGGTGCGGATCGTCGCCAGCTTTCGACCGCTGGTGACATTGAAGAAAGTCATCGGACCGGAGTCACGCAAGGAGGGCCGCCGATGA